One window from the genome of Plasmodium relictum strain SGS1 genome assembly, chromosome: 12 encodes:
- the pdhB gene encoding pyruvate dehydrogenase E1 component subunit beta, putative gives MQKGIRKKIIFFFLWISLIFKCETKKKLSASLNFVSSKNLSNGIRLKNKHLKETNRIYIVAEENTITLNDQNYMNELKNVKVKRNISEALHMAVYEEMKKDKNVYVLGEDVGLYGGSYKVTKNLAHFFGFARVLDTPICENAFMGLGIGSSINGLRPIIEGMNLSFLILAFNQISNNACMMRYMCDGQFNIPVVIRGPGGVGKQLGPEHSQRIESYLMSIPGLKIVSCSTPYNARGLLKSAIRDNNPVLFLEHVLLYNLEEEIPLLPYTLPIDKAEIVKKGKDLTILCYGITRHIALEAAKELHKINIDVEIVDLISLKPFDMETIEHSLKKTHKCLILDESAGFGGIGAELYTQIVEKFSSYLKRVPARLCTKDIPIAYSSKYEDACIIKKEDVVYMSTYLHSS, from the coding sequence ATGCAGAAAGgaataaggaaaaaaattatatttttttttttatggatatcattaatatttaaatgtgaaacaaaaaaaaagttaagtGCTTCATTAAATTTTGTTTCAAGTAAAAACCTTTCTAATGGGAtaagattaaaaaataagCATTTAAAAGAAACCAATAGGATATATATAGTAGCAGAAGAAAATACAATTACATTGAATGatcaaaattatatgaatgaactgaaaaatgtaaaagtaaaaagaaatataagtGAAGCATTGCATATGGCAGTTTatgaagaaatgaaaaaagacaaaaatgTGTATGTCCTAGGAGAAGATGTAGGACTATATGGAGGTTCGTATAAGGTAACGAAAAATTTAGCTCATTTTTTTGGTTTTGCAAGAGTATTAGATACACCAATATGTGAAAATGCCTTTATGGGATTAGGCATAGGATCTTCTATTAATGGATTAAGGCCAATAATAGAAGGAAtgaatttatcttttttaattttagctTTTAATCAAATTTCAAATAATGCATGTATGATGAGATATATGTGTGATGGCCAATTTAATATTCCTGTAGTTATAAGGGGACCTGGAGGAGTTGGAAAACAATTAGGTCCAGAACATTCTCAAAGAATTGAATCTTATTTAATGAGTATTCCAGGATTAAAAATTGTTTCATGCTCAACTCCTTATAATGCTAGAGGATTATTAAAATCAGCTATTAGAGATAATAATCCTGTTTTATTCTTAGAACacgttttattatataatttagaaGAAGAAATTCCACTTTTACCTTATACGCTACCTATTGATAAGGCAGAAATTGTTAAAAAAGGTAAGGATTTAACTATATTATGTTATGGTATCACAAGACATATAGCCTTAGAAGCTGCAAAAGAGttacataaaattaatattgaTGTAGAAATCGTAGATTTAATTTCCTTAAAACCATTTGATATGGAAACTATAGAACATTCTCTTAAAAAAACTCATAAATGTTTAATATTAGATGAATCAGCAGGTTTTGGAGGTATTGGTGCTGAATTATACACTCAAATAGTAGAAAAGTTTTCTTCTTACTTAAAAAGAGTACCTGCTCGTTTATGCACTAAAGATATTCCTATTGCTTATTCAAGTAAATATGAAGATGCttgtataattaaaaaagaagatgtAGTTTATATGTCTACATATTTACATTcttcataa